In Cryptomeria japonica unplaced genomic scaffold, Sugi_1.0 HiC_scaffold_142, whole genome shotgun sequence, one genomic interval encodes:
- the LOC131030956 gene encoding S-locus-specific glycoprotein S13-like, which produces MRLDFSEFQCCLRKSIIPEMRRVGFLAGPAYMISALSVLIIICYGDGLSTGTGSRDSLSLGASLIGNQTITSKNGMFELGIFSPNGSNNWYLGIWYANIPEKMVVWVANRENPGKHRPGVLKLSKGGTLGLFDAGGMSLWSANVSYKPSRAVLLDSGNFLMLSDDNKSETVWQSFDYPVDTMLPGMWFGGQEKLVCWKNSMDPAPGLLSFIWIHLGLNNSC; this is translated from the coding sequence ATGAGGCTTGATTTTTCTGAGTTTCAGTGCTGTCTACGAAAATCAATAATACCTGAAATGAGAAGGGTGGGTTTTTTAGCAGGACCGGCATATATGATCTCCGCGCTTAGCGTGCTAATTATAATTTGCTACGGTGACGGGTTATCTACCGGTACTGGTAGCAGAGACTCTCTTTCCTTGGGCGCATCGCTTATTGGAAATCAGACTATAACCTCGAAGAACGGCATGTTTGAATTGGGAATTTTCAGCCCAAATGGAAGCAATAACTGGTATCTCGGTATCTGGTATGCCAACATACCAGAAAAGATGGTCGTTTGGGTGGCTAATAGGGAGAATCCGGGGAAACACAGGCCTGGCGTTCTGAAACTCTCAAAAGGAGGTACTCTGGGACTGTTTGATGCAGGGGGCATGTCTCTTTGGTCTGCCAACGTATCGTACAAGCCCTCGCGGGCTGTGCTATTAGATTCTGGTAACTTTTTGATGCTTAGCGATGACAATAAATCTGAGACTGTTTGGCAGAGCTTTGACTATCCTGTGGATACTATGTTGCCCGGCATGTGGTTCGGTGGACAGGAAAAGCTAGTCTGTTGGAAAAACTCTATGGATCCCGCACCTGGGCTTTTGTCCTTCATTTGGATCCATCTGGGGCTAAACAATTCGTGCTAA